From the genome of Pelobacter propionicus DSM 2379, one region includes:
- the mnmE gene encoding tRNA uridine-5-carboxymethylaminomethyl(34) synthesis GTPase MnmE, whose translation MYMRDTIAAISTPPGNGGIGIIRISGGSASCIAETLFRPVRSGGLISHRFYYGTLIDIQTGAVVDEVMAVIMRAPHSYTREDVLELHCHGGMLVVERILSLVLRAGARLAEPGEFTRRAFLNGRIDLVQAESVMDIISAQTDAALALAQRQRGGVLSSRIAEARQLLLHALALIEAYIDFPEDDLGETDVESIRSSVEGARTHIRRLLEDFNEGRLLREGISVLIIGKPNAGKSSLLNRLLNENRAIVTHLPGTTRDIIEETINLGGLAVRLLDTAGIRHTEDVIEQEGINRALEKIPQADLILFVLDGSRPFGPEDRLILDALQGNRFVAAISKADLPRVLELPSECCNLPQVSFSAESGEGVDDLKSTVRSLFVSSQAIDNREYVAISRVRHRDALSSADGSLSRFRQGLDSGASLDLLALDLREALASVGEVTGQVTNEDVLDLIFSSFCIGK comes from the coding sequence ATGTACATGAGGGATACCATAGCGGCAATCAGCACTCCCCCCGGCAATGGCGGTATCGGCATAATCCGGATCAGCGGCGGGAGTGCATCCTGCATAGCTGAAACCCTCTTCAGACCGGTGCGCAGCGGTGGCCTCATCAGCCACCGTTTTTATTATGGCACGCTGATCGACATTCAGACCGGCGCGGTTGTGGACGAGGTTATGGCGGTCATCATGCGCGCCCCCCACTCCTATACGCGGGAGGATGTGCTGGAACTGCACTGCCATGGCGGCATGCTGGTTGTTGAGCGGATTCTGTCGCTGGTCCTCCGCGCAGGGGCGCGTCTGGCTGAACCGGGAGAGTTTACCCGCCGGGCTTTCCTCAATGGCAGGATCGATCTCGTCCAGGCAGAGTCTGTCATGGATATCATCTCTGCCCAGACCGATGCCGCGCTTGCGCTGGCCCAACGCCAGCGGGGAGGCGTTCTCTCTTCGCGCATCGCCGAGGCACGTCAACTGCTGCTGCATGCGCTGGCACTGATCGAGGCATACATCGATTTTCCCGAGGACGATCTGGGTGAAACGGATGTCGAGAGCATCCGTTCATCCGTCGAGGGGGCACGGACCCACATTCGGCGCCTGCTTGAGGATTTCAACGAGGGGCGTCTCCTGCGCGAGGGAATATCGGTCCTGATCATCGGGAAACCGAATGCCGGCAAGTCAAGCCTGCTCAACCGTCTGCTCAACGAGAATCGGGCCATCGTTACCCACCTTCCCGGCACCACCCGCGACATTATCGAGGAGACGATCAATCTTGGGGGACTTGCGGTTCGTCTCCTGGATACGGCGGGAATTCGCCATACCGAGGATGTGATTGAGCAGGAGGGGATCAACCGTGCACTGGAGAAAATTCCCCAGGCCGACCTGATCCTGTTCGTTCTGGACGGTTCGCGCCCCTTTGGCCCGGAAGACCGGCTTATCCTCGATGCCCTGCAGGGAAACAGGTTTGTTGCGGCCATTAGCAAGGCCGACCTTCCCCGCGTTCTTGAACTGCCGTCCGAGTGCTGCAATTTGCCGCAGGTCTCTTTTTCCGCCGAGTCGGGTGAAGGGGTCGATGATCTCAAGAGCACTGTCCGATCATTGTTCGTCTCCAGTCAGGCCATCGATAACCGGGAGTATGTCGCCATTTCACGGGTGCGGCACCGCGATGCGCTGAGCTCCGCGGATGGGTCTCTGTCCAGATTCCGGCAGGGGCTTGATTCAGGAGCTTCTCTTGACCTTCTGGCGCTGGATCTTCGGGAGGCGCTGGCGTCAGTGGGTGAGGTGACGGGACAGGTGACGAACGAAGACGTTCTCGATCTGATCTTTTCTTCCTTCTGTATCGGCAAGTAG
- the mnmG gene encoding tRNA uridine-5-carboxymethylaminomethyl(34) synthesis enzyme MnmG, which yields MMTYDFEYDVIVVGAGHAGCEAALAAARMGCRTLLLTINLDAIALMSCNPSIGGLAKGHLVKEIDALGGEMARNIDATGIQFRILNTRKGPAVRASRAQADKQLYRLRMKRVLENQDNLHLKQGEVTALYCDGSVVRGVDTRSGIRFLGKTVVLTTGTFMRGLIHIGLTHYEGGRAGDLPSIGLSDQLKQLGLQVGRLKTGTPARLDGRTIDFSRLEPQHGDNPPQPFSFSTERITMRQVPCHIAYTNERSHDIIRSGLDRSPLYAGIIEGIGPRYCPSIEDKVVRFPDKDRHQAFIEPEGLDTVEMYPSGMSTSLPIDIQIAFYRSMEGLERVEIMRPAYGIEYDYVDPIQLHTSLETKAITNLYHAGQINGTSGYEEAAGQGIVAGINAALRTRGEEPLILSRSESYIGVMIDDLITLGTKEPYRMFTSRAEYRLLLREDNADQRLREIGYRVGLVSDAEYEGYLRKRDMIQAERERLAATRISMSQAEEEYFTARGLPDLQKGTSYEQLLRRPEITYDDLLSFDTVSRETPSVVREQVEIQIKYQGYIERQLEQIRRSAKLENTPLPTDMDYAAINGLTTEVKEKLTKVRPDTLGQASRIPGVTPAAVSVLSIALKAHAGARKQG from the coding sequence ATGATGACGTACGATTTTGAATACGATGTAATCGTGGTTGGTGCCGGCCATGCCGGCTGCGAGGCTGCCTTGGCAGCGGCGCGCATGGGATGCCGGACACTGCTCTTGACCATAAACCTGGACGCCATAGCGCTCATGTCGTGCAACCCCTCCATCGGTGGCCTGGCAAAGGGGCATCTCGTCAAGGAGATCGACGCACTGGGTGGCGAGATGGCACGGAATATAGACGCCACCGGAATCCAGTTCCGCATTCTCAACACCAGGAAGGGTCCCGCCGTTCGCGCATCTCGGGCCCAGGCCGACAAACAACTGTATCGCCTGCGCATGAAGCGCGTGCTGGAGAATCAGGACAACCTTCATCTGAAACAGGGTGAAGTCACCGCGCTGTACTGCGACGGCTCTGTCGTTCGCGGCGTGGATACCCGCTCCGGCATCCGCTTCCTTGGAAAAACCGTGGTGCTGACGACGGGGACCTTTATGCGCGGTCTGATACATATCGGTCTTACCCACTATGAAGGGGGTCGCGCCGGGGATCTGCCCTCAATCGGGCTGTCCGATCAACTCAAACAGCTCGGATTGCAGGTGGGCAGGCTTAAGACTGGCACACCGGCCAGGCTTGACGGTCGTACCATAGATTTTTCCCGGCTGGAACCGCAGCATGGCGATAATCCGCCGCAGCCGTTCTCTTTCTCCACCGAGCGCATCACCATGCGTCAGGTTCCTTGCCACATCGCCTACACCAACGAGCGCTCCCACGACATCATCCGTTCCGGACTGGATCGTTCCCCGCTCTATGCCGGGATCATCGAAGGCATCGGGCCGCGCTACTGCCCCTCCATCGAGGACAAGGTGGTCAGGTTTCCGGATAAGGACCGCCACCAGGCATTTATCGAACCGGAAGGGTTGGATACGGTTGAGATGTACCCCAGTGGCATGTCTACTTCCCTGCCCATCGATATCCAGATTGCATTTTACCGCTCCATGGAGGGTCTGGAGCGGGTCGAGATCATGCGACCGGCCTATGGAATCGAGTACGACTACGTCGATCCGATCCAGTTGCACACCTCTCTGGAGACAAAGGCAATCACCAACCTGTATCATGCCGGCCAGATCAACGGCACTTCGGGCTACGAGGAGGCTGCCGGTCAGGGGATAGTCGCTGGAATCAACGCTGCCCTGCGCACGCGTGGCGAGGAACCGCTGATCCTTTCCCGCAGCGAATCGTACATCGGTGTCATGATAGACGACCTGATCACCCTGGGGACCAAAGAACCCTACCGCATGTTTACTTCTCGCGCAGAATACCGTCTATTGCTGCGCGAGGACAACGCCGATCAGCGCCTGCGGGAAATCGGGTATCGGGTGGGACTGGTGTCTGATGCGGAATACGAGGGGTATCTGCGCAAACGGGACATGATTCAGGCTGAACGTGAACGCCTGGCTGCCACGCGGATCAGTATGAGTCAGGCGGAAGAGGAATATTTCACGGCCAGGGGATTGCCGGATCTGCAGAAGGGAACCAGCTACGAACAGCTGCTGCGGCGCCCCGAGATAACCTACGACGATCTGCTCAGTTTCGACACTGTTTCACGTGAAACACCTTCCGTGGTGCGCGAACAGGTGGAAATCCAGATTAAATATCAGGGGTATATCGAACGGCAACTGGAGCAGATCCGGCGCTCCGCAAAGCTGGAGAACACCCCCCTACCGACGGATATGGATTATGCCGCCATTAACGGCCTGACCACCGAAGTGAAGGAAAAGCTGACCAAAGTTCGTCCCGATACGCTTGGCCAGGCCTCTCGTATTCCTGGGGTCACGCCGGCTGCTGTTTCCGTGCTCTCCATTGCCCTCAAGGCCCATGCCGGAGCCAGGAAACAGGGATGA
- the rsmG gene encoding 16S rRNA (guanine(527)-N(7))-methyltransferase RsmG, with protein MSMNRFRETLQRATEEMQFELSGEQLRDFQLFAMELKKWNLRVNLTAITDDGEIAVKHIADSLFLARQLDSTERVLDVGSGAGIPAIPLKIAIPGLETVSVDAVGKKIHFQRHVARLLRLQGFQALHARIESLHATHGRSFDVITSRAFSDLGLFVRLTAPLLAEGGRLIAMKGPAAGDEMEEAKTTLAALRHEVCSLHPYRLPLESGERCLVVMRPVSKI; from the coding sequence ATGAGTATGAACCGGTTTCGGGAAACGCTGCAAAGGGCAACGGAAGAAATGCAGTTTGAACTCAGCGGAGAACAGCTGCGTGACTTCCAACTGTTCGCAATGGAACTGAAAAAATGGAACCTCAGGGTAAATCTGACGGCCATAACCGACGATGGCGAGATAGCGGTCAAGCATATCGCGGATTCGCTCTTTCTCGCCCGGCAGTTGGATAGCACCGAGCGAGTCCTGGATGTGGGCTCCGGGGCGGGGATACCGGCCATCCCCCTGAAGATAGCCATACCTGGTCTGGAAACGGTTTCGGTAGACGCGGTGGGGAAAAAAATACACTTCCAGCGCCATGTTGCTCGCTTGCTGCGGCTGCAGGGGTTTCAGGCCCTGCACGCGCGCATCGAATCGCTGCACGCCACGCACGGCCGCTCGTTTGACGTGATCACCTCCCGCGCGTTTTCTGATCTTGGGCTGTTCGTGCGTCTGACCGCTCCCCTGCTTGCCGAAGGGGGCAGGCTGATTGCCATGAAAGGTCCAGCTGCGGGCGACGAGATGGAAGAGGCGAAGACTACGTTGGCAGCGCTGCGCCATGAGGTCTGCTCACTGCATCCCTACCGTCTGCCGCTGGAGAGCGGCGAACGTTGCCTGGTCGTCATGCGACCCGTCAGCAAAATCTGA